In Sphingobacterium sp. PCS056, the following proteins share a genomic window:
- a CDS encoding outer membrane beta-barrel family protein: MKIATFNIFLFLFLVSASTWGSIHSSKFHGHSKITHIKDTLKNNILDTVDINWNQHTIVVDSLKRKMFPTAYDLLKSNTDFRFEDDGVYYRGKLITIIKINGQVFNFISVMELLKIFPSSILSAYNLDAYTDSMNKFWGNENKDINSINLRTPNGKITGLIGNSSLRYNFKSKYDLNGNIIYFKNNNNTLIDINLNNNSWNWAADIGNNSDKAINSKISIQNNTKLKNGEFSFKILHSENNTISKDQIIDSFSVVKDTITNKNIDRTQENLSRSFHINSSLNKTFNKFYFDASLNVQKEYFDMMKKNSNINSINKFISNNTSQTEGYRASFNIIYKLYKKNLFLSTNTSIGENRSQKQNFYENDTIFNKLLSQDKNIFFQSRTSLKFNFKKVFLGDIYYSLSNSNSISNNIINVIKNVDSKLKQHNQNIGTTIRFSKSIIDFSSNIYFEKAFDTFKSDSNNNFSNNNKGLLYNSSLTLRSINSRLNNVFTFQKSLIYTTLSQRDQTNVIISDNYSSMGNPNLTNQSVYNFNLNTNYQMKNSDNVNLTISTSLNKDKIIENLFVLKNDTIISGIKLNEGTKMLTYSNSNNSNSPNSTLSLSYTKANFIITNLNLQNSISYSSAKTEREINDKEFSDKSDNYSANINAIYYKDNFSINLNYGISFNNYKFTNIEQPSLNSIIKNVNQTISSNIKTNYFKIFNFEVSNQYNTTNSTGITIKNNRTDMILSQNYLKKNLEISLNIIDIFNQMKQDKIIKNDFLVTRESKTNMIGRYFLLTLAYKFQRLKS, from the coding sequence ATGAAGATTGCAACATTTAATATTTTCCTGTTTCTATTTTTGGTATCCGCGAGTACATGGGGGAGTATTCATTCCTCAAAATTTCATGGACACAGCAAAATTACACATATAAAAGACACCTTAAAAAATAACATTTTAGATACCGTAGATATTAATTGGAATCAACATACAATTGTCGTCGATTCATTAAAAAGGAAAATGTTTCCAACGGCATATGATTTGTTGAAGAGCAATACAGATTTCAGATTTGAGGATGATGGCGTTTATTATCGGGGTAAACTAATAACGATAATAAAAATAAATGGTCAAGTTTTTAATTTCATTTCAGTAATGGAGTTATTAAAGATATTTCCATCAAGTATACTATCTGCATATAATTTAGATGCCTATACAGATTCAATGAATAAATTTTGGGGTAATGAAAATAAAGATATTAATTCAATTAATTTAAGAACACCAAATGGTAAAATAACAGGATTGATTGGAAATTCTTCTCTCAGATACAATTTTAAGAGCAAATATGATCTCAATGGAAACATCATTTATTTTAAAAATAACAACAACACTTTAATAGATATAAATCTTAATAATAATTCTTGGAATTGGGCTGCTGACATTGGTAATAATTCCGATAAAGCTATAAATAGCAAAATATCAATTCAGAATAACACAAAGTTAAAAAATGGAGAATTCAGTTTTAAAATATTGCATAGTGAAAATAACACCATTTCTAAAGATCAGATTATTGACAGTTTTTCTGTAGTTAAAGATACTATCACTAATAAAAATATTGATAGAACTCAAGAAAATCTTAGTCGAAGTTTTCATATAAATTCCTCATTAAACAAAACATTTAATAAGTTCTATTTTGATGCATCTCTAAATGTTCAAAAAGAATATTTTGACATGATGAAAAAAAATTCAAATATTAATAGTATAAATAAATTTATTTCAAATAATACTTCGCAAACAGAGGGATATAGAGCAAGTTTCAACATTATATATAAACTCTATAAAAAGAATTTATTTTTAAGTACAAATACATCGATAGGGGAAAACAGATCACAGAAGCAAAACTTTTATGAGAATGACACCATCTTTAATAAACTGCTGAGCCAAGACAAAAATATTTTTTTTCAATCAAGAACATCATTAAAATTCAATTTTAAAAAAGTTTTTTTAGGTGACATTTACTATAGCTTATCTAACTCAAATTCAATTTCAAATAATATTATAAATGTTATAAAAAATGTTGATTCAAAATTGAAACAACATAATCAAAATATTGGAACAACAATTAGATTTTCTAAATCTATAATAGATTTTAGTTCGAATATTTATTTTGAGAAAGCATTCGATACATTTAAAAGTGATTCAAATAATAATTTTTCAAATAATAATAAGGGACTATTATATAACTCATCCCTGACTTTAAGATCAATAAATTCAAGATTAAATAATGTATTTACATTTCAAAAATCTCTAATTTACACAACCTTATCTCAAAGAGATCAAACAAATGTGATTATATCCGACAATTATTCCAGTATGGGTAATCCAAATTTGACTAACCAATCTGTATATAATTTTAATTTAAATACGAATTATCAAATGAAAAATTCAGATAATGTGAATTTAACGATCTCAACCTCTTTAAATAAAGATAAAATTATAGAAAATCTATTTGTATTAAAGAATGACACTATTATTTCTGGAATAAAATTAAATGAAGGTACTAAAATGCTAACATACTCCAATTCTAACAATAGCAATAGTCCTAATTCAACTTTATCATTATCATATACAAAAGCTAATTTTATTATTACTAATTTAAATCTACAAAATAGTATATCTTATTCAAGTGCAAAAACAGAAAGAGAAATAAATGACAAAGAATTTTCAGACAAGTCAGATAATTACTCAGCTAACATAAATGCTATTTATTATAAAGATAATTTTTCCATCAATTTAAACTATGGAATATCGTTTAACAATTACAAATTTACAAATATTGAACAACCTTCCTTAAATAGTATTATTAAAAATGTTAATCAGACAATATCATCAAATATTAAAACTAATTATTTTAAAATATTCAATTTTGAAGTTAGTAATCAATATAATACAACAAATTCTACTGGGATTACAATAAAAAATAATCGAACAGATATGATTTTATCTCAGAATTACTTAAAAAAGAACCTTGAAATAAGTTTAAACATTATTGATATTTTCAATCAAATGAAACAAGATAAAATTATAAAAAATGATTTCTTAGTCACAAGAGAATCAAAAACAAACATGATAGGTAGGTATTTCTTATTAACTCTAGCATATAAATTTCAGAGATTAAAATCTTAA
- a CDS encoding thioredoxin family protein, translated as MKYLNQIILLTIIILYPLSHYGQERIIYTSFQQLDSLLSVAPRETIIFIHTDWCSYCRKMEKEVFTKKEIAKLINDNYYLIKLDAESVEEINFDQHTWKPQSFKKQTGVYHPLASILLTNQKMIFPTLLRYDKTFKLKAVQQKYLSSKELASFLR; from the coding sequence ATGAAATATTTAAACCAAATTATTTTATTGACGATAATTATCCTTTATCCGCTCAGCCATTATGGACAAGAGCGGATAATTTATACCTCTTTTCAACAATTAGATTCTTTATTAAGCGTAGCCCCAAGAGAAACGATCATTTTTATTCATACTGATTGGTGTAGCTATTGTAGAAAGATGGAAAAAGAGGTATTTACAAAAAAAGAAATCGCTAAATTGATTAATGATAATTACTACCTGATTAAACTAGATGCTGAATCAGTCGAAGAAATTAATTTTGATCAACATACATGGAAACCTCAATCTTTCAAAAAGCAGACAGGAGTATATCATCCTTTAGCATCCATATTGTTAACCAATCAAAAGATGATTTTTCCCACACTCCTTCGTTATGACAAAACATTTAAGCTAAAAGCTGTACAACAAAAATATCTTAGTTCAAAAGAGTTGGCTAGTTTTTTAAGATAG
- a CDS encoding TonB-dependent receptor domain-containing protein, which produces MKNIQLLICFMLISIHTYAQHTLKGKISNHEGKAISGATISLENGTHTTVSDTSGNFELQKITGQKQSIQISAIGYQTLKQTVLPSDTIIPFKLNTDNLHLHEVVVSATRYGVSKKEAPVIVQVLGPKLFQATQSVAMSETLNYQPGVRVENNCQNCGFSQVRLNGLEGAYSQILINSRSVFSALNSVYGLDQLPTSMIDRIEVVRSGGSALFGANAIAGTINIITKDPVENDWQIKSTNSLIGGSSWDNTVDFNTSYVDEDLKTGVTFYGMHRNRQPFDKNKDGFSEITKLKNTTFGTKAFFKPSDFNKITVDFSTIQEFRRGGDQFNKAPHFTAITEQLETSSLIGGITYDHYLSDYKQKISVYASGQKTTRKSFYGGLGEAPTATDSLRAANSYGDTDDVSFVTGTQYTNNFDEDVFTGGIEFNYNKTNDQIPGYQRIIDQETKGIGTYAQYEWKPISSFKALIGMRYDYIFVDGNYQLQQVERSSQKNFGSWNPRLTILYDINNNIQFRGGYARGFRAPQAFNEDMHVTSIGGKQVFVLIGEDLKTEYSNAYTGSFNLSRNFGNTQTSLLVEGFYTQLNNPFTTVLKSESNDIMIEEMRNGTDAYVFGTNVELNIAPSSIFSLQAGGTIQRSRFQSEQLIAEAKPGQEAIMSKDFLRTPNVYGYLNVNWKATERFAVDVTGVYTGDMKISHIQQEIMTLKNTHDFMELNLRLGYTFAIHKDFNLELFGGVQNMFNAFQKDFDRGANRDSNYIYGPTKPRTITFGIKIGHFH; this is translated from the coding sequence ATGAAAAATATACAACTGTTGATTTGCTTTATGCTAATCAGTATACATACCTATGCACAACACACATTAAAAGGAAAAATCAGCAATCATGAAGGGAAAGCTATTTCTGGAGCAACCATCAGTCTGGAAAACGGAACTCATACAACTGTATCTGATACAAGCGGAAATTTTGAATTACAGAAAATAACGGGCCAAAAACAAAGTATACAAATAAGTGCTATAGGATACCAAACCTTAAAACAAACGGTACTTCCTTCTGATACAATCATACCATTTAAATTAAATACGGACAATCTACATCTCCATGAAGTTGTTGTCAGCGCCACCCGCTATGGAGTAAGTAAAAAAGAAGCTCCGGTTATCGTACAAGTCTTAGGTCCTAAACTTTTTCAGGCAACACAGTCTGTCGCTATGTCTGAGACTTTAAACTATCAACCGGGAGTGCGCGTAGAGAACAACTGTCAAAACTGTGGCTTTTCACAGGTTCGCCTCAATGGTCTCGAAGGTGCTTATTCACAAATTTTGATCAACAGTCGTTCCGTATTCAGCGCTTTAAATAGTGTATATGGACTAGACCAACTTCCCACAAGTATGATCGACCGTATTGAAGTCGTTCGTAGTGGTGGTTCTGCCCTATTTGGAGCAAACGCAATTGCCGGAACCATTAATATCATTACCAAGGATCCTGTTGAAAACGATTGGCAAATTAAATCCACCAATTCTTTAATCGGTGGCAGCAGTTGGGATAATACAGTAGATTTCAACACCTCATATGTAGATGAAGACCTGAAAACCGGTGTTACCTTTTATGGTATGCATCGTAATCGTCAACCTTTTGACAAAAATAAAGATGGATTTTCAGAAATTACAAAACTAAAGAATACGACTTTTGGTACTAAAGCATTTTTTAAGCCTTCCGATTTCAATAAAATAACCGTAGATTTTAGTACCATTCAGGAATTCAGAAGAGGAGGAGATCAATTTAACAAAGCACCTCATTTTACAGCTATCACCGAACAGCTGGAAACAAGCTCCCTTATTGGAGGGATCACCTATGATCACTATCTGTCAGATTACAAACAGAAAATATCTGTTTACGCCTCGGGACAGAAAACAACACGTAAAAGTTTTTATGGTGGACTGGGCGAAGCTCCAACAGCAACGGATAGTTTAAGAGCGGCAAACTCATATGGTGATACTGACGATGTATCTTTCGTAACGGGCACACAATACACCAATAATTTTGATGAAGATGTGTTCACAGGTGGTATTGAGTTCAATTATAATAAAACAAATGATCAGATTCCAGGTTATCAACGCATTATTGACCAAGAAACAAAAGGAATAGGTACCTATGCTCAATACGAGTGGAAACCAATATCCTCTTTTAAAGCATTGATCGGTATGCGATATGACTATATTTTTGTAGATGGCAACTATCAATTGCAGCAGGTGGAACGGAGTAGTCAGAAAAATTTCGGATCATGGAATCCCCGTCTAACTATTTTGTACGATATCAATAACAATATTCAGTTTCGCGGAGGTTATGCACGTGGATTTCGTGCTCCACAAGCCTTTAATGAAGATATGCACGTCACTTCAATTGGTGGAAAACAGGTATTTGTATTAATAGGAGAAGATTTAAAAACGGAATATTCCAATGCCTATACAGGCTCATTTAATTTAAGCAGAAACTTTGGAAATACACAGACCAGTCTTTTAGTGGAAGGTTTCTACACGCAATTGAATAATCCTTTTACAACTGTTTTGAAATCCGAATCTAACGATATCATGATTGAAGAAATGCGAAACGGTACAGATGCTTATGTATTTGGAACAAACGTGGAACTAAACATTGCCCCCTCAAGTATATTCAGTTTACAAGCAGGAGGAACAATCCAACGATCCAGATTCCAATCTGAACAATTGATCGCAGAGGCCAAACCAGGCCAAGAAGCCATCATGTCTAAAGATTTTTTACGTACTCCGAATGTTTATGGCTACTTAAATGTCAATTGGAAAGCAACAGAGAGATTCGCCGTCGATGTTACTGGTGTATATACCGGAGATATGAAAATTTCGCATATCCAACAAGAGATCATGACACTGAAAAATACGCATGATTTTATGGAATTAAATTTAAGATTAGGTTACACTTTTGCTATTCACAAAGATTTTAATCTCGAATTATTTGGAGGCGTACAAAATATGTTCAATGCCTTCCAAAAAGATTTTGACCGAGGGGCTAATCGTGATTCAAATTATATCTACGGTCCCACAAAACCACGTACAATAACTTTTGGTATTAAAATTGGTCATTTTCACTAA
- the panD gene encoding aspartate 1-decarboxylase, with product MFIEVMKSKIHRVRVTQAELNYVGSITIDEDLMDAANIIANEKVQIVNNNNGARLETYVIPGKRASGTICLNGAAARLVQVGDIVIIISYAQMEMEEAKKHIPSLVFPDDNNQLIK from the coding sequence ATGTTTATAGAGGTAATGAAATCTAAAATCCACCGTGTTCGGGTTACACAGGCCGAATTGAATTACGTTGGTAGTATTACAATTGATGAGGATTTAATGGATGCAGCAAATATTATTGCAAACGAAAAAGTTCAAATCGTTAACAATAACAATGGTGCACGTTTAGAAACATATGTTATTCCTGGCAAAAGAGCCTCTGGTACTATTTGTCTAAATGGAGCAGCAGCAAGACTGGTTCAGGTAGGTGATATTGTGATCATCATATCCTACGCACAAATGGAGATGGAAGAGGCGAAGAAACATATTCCAAGCTTAGTTTTTCCAGATGATAACAATCAACTTATAAAATAA
- the panC gene encoding pantoate--beta-alanine ligase, which yields MRIFKTKKELQDYLETARVNQQKIALIPTMGALHAGHISLLNYAKPLSDITVCSIFVNPTQFNDPKDLEKYPRPIEQDIALLEAANCTILFLPTVEEMYPDQDEKWHINLHGLDEIWEGKMRPGHFQGVTQVVYKLFNLVQPDIACFGQKDFQQVMVIEQMIKEKALPITIALCPIIRDDNGLALSSRNMRLSEQGKQQALALFRTLQFIKNNVQNIDLPELKKMATNRLETSDGIALEYLAICETTTLQEAIVIENGKQYVALVTARVEDVRLIDNMILN from the coding sequence GTGAGAATTTTCAAGACTAAAAAAGAGCTTCAAGATTACCTGGAAACAGCGCGAGTCAACCAGCAAAAAATAGCTCTTATCCCAACAATGGGTGCATTACATGCAGGACATATCTCGTTATTGAATTACGCTAAACCGTTGTCAGATATAACCGTTTGCAGTATTTTTGTCAACCCCACACAATTCAATGATCCTAAAGATTTAGAAAAATATCCCAGACCAATTGAGCAGGATATTGCCTTATTGGAAGCCGCTAATTGTACGATTCTATTTTTACCTACAGTGGAAGAAATGTATCCTGATCAAGATGAAAAATGGCATATCAACCTTCATGGATTGGATGAAATATGGGAAGGTAAAATGAGACCTGGACATTTTCAAGGAGTTACACAAGTCGTATATAAATTATTCAATTTAGTTCAACCTGATATCGCTTGTTTCGGCCAAAAAGATTTTCAGCAAGTGATGGTTATTGAACAGATGATCAAAGAAAAAGCTTTACCGATCACCATTGCACTCTGTCCAATCATCAGAGATGACAATGGTCTTGCCTTAAGTTCTAGAAATATGCGCCTTTCTGAACAGGGAAAGCAACAGGCGCTGGCCTTGTTCAGGACACTTCAATTTATTAAGAATAATGTTCAGAACATCGATTTGCCTGAATTGAAAAAAATGGCCACCAATCGGTTAGAAACGAGCGATGGTATTGCTTTAGAATATCTAGCTATCTGCGAAACAACCACATTACAGGAAGCTATCGTTATTGAAAACGGTAAACAATATGTCGCTCTGGTTACCGCCAGAGTGGAAGATGTGCGCCTAATTGATAATATGATTTTGAATTAA
- a CDS encoding glycogen/starch synthase, producing MAKTKILFITHEMSPFLELTKISEITRQLPQAMQEKGFEIRILMPRFGNINERRNRLHEVIRLSGLNIVVDNNDNPLIIKVASLPAARMQVYFLDNEDYFQRKKVFRDENGEFFNDNNERSVFFCKGALETVKKLGWSPDVVHCHGWFSALVPAYLKTTYKDDPTFKGAKVMYSLYNEEFSGTLGDKYREIAPEGALTQEDVATYGDGSYVNIYKGALDFTDVAVVAEEGVNPEILAYAKEKGVQVFEPNGDEDYEAFSDLFDQFAPVEEESTV from the coding sequence ATGGCAAAAACGAAGATATTGTTTATAACCCACGAGATGTCGCCTTTCCTCGAATTAACTAAAATTTCTGAAATTACGCGTCAATTGCCACAGGCTATGCAAGAAAAAGGATTTGAAATCCGAATTCTTATGCCTCGTTTTGGTAATATCAATGAGCGTAGAAATAGATTGCATGAGGTGATTCGTTTGTCAGGCTTAAACATTGTGGTGGATAACAATGACAATCCGCTAATCATTAAGGTAGCTTCATTGCCTGCGGCACGTATGCAGGTTTACTTCTTGGATAATGAAGACTATTTTCAGCGGAAAAAAGTTTTTCGTGACGAGAATGGAGAATTTTTTAATGACAACAATGAGCGTTCGGTGTTCTTCTGTAAAGGAGCATTGGAGACGGTTAAAAAATTAGGCTGGTCGCCTGATGTGGTACATTGCCATGGATGGTTTTCAGCATTGGTGCCGGCTTATTTGAAGACGACATATAAAGATGATCCTACTTTTAAGGGAGCCAAAGTGATGTATTCGTTATATAACGAAGAATTCTCAGGTACTTTAGGAGATAAATACAGAGAGATTGCTCCTGAAGGTGCATTGACGCAAGAAGATGTTGCTACTTATGGTGACGGAAGTTATGTCAACATCTATAAAGGTGCATTGGATTTTACAGATGTAGCTGTTGTAGCTGAGGAAGGTGTGAATCCTGAAATTCTAGCATACGCAAAAGAAAAAGGCGTTCAGGTATTTG